The window AGTGTTCAGTCTTCAAGCTTCAAGAACTCTAATTGTCTGTTTGAGGATTCTGTAGATgctttcatatttcattttctcaagGATTGATAGACCTAAATTTCTCAAACCTCATGTTCAATCATAGTTTTGGACTCAAATCTCTTAGGGAGATTTTGGCCAAGCATTTTGGGAGTAGAGTTGGAAACTTTACTCCTTTTTCGGCTCTAACAGTTTGTCCACcactaaaaaaacattaattttatgcTTTATTAACTCATTAATTTTATGCTTTATTATCTCTTTACATTGCAGATTCACAACTCTCCCAAACTTCACAACTAACTCTGCTCCTTTTCTTAAATATGTCATAGACTTGATATTGAATTACTAATGAGCCTTCTTGGACTTATTTGAAGTTAGACTTAGCTATTGTGTGGAGCAATATTTTGGTGAGTGTCACACCTTGATCACACAAATTAGAGTATAGACAATATAGTTAGTTGGAAGTAAGAAAGACCACCACCCGACAAACTAgaattaaacaatttattgGGTACCTAAAGATAGGTGTAGTCTACGTGgatctaaatatatttttattgggTAAGAATTTTGGTACAATCAAATGGTACTCATTTTTATGCAGCTCACCTAAATGTCTAATCACAAGTTGTCACATGACAAactattatcttttttaaaacttttttttcactcTTTCTCGTCGGTGATTGAAGAAATGTATGAAAATATGTAGAGTATGGACTGCACCTAATGATTGCACATATAATCCAGTTTGATGCACACTCAATGGCAAACACTTCATATTATATGAATTCAAGTTTAgttgaaaagtttgaaacatATGTATACTCAAATAAATTTGTGATGGGTCAAGATTTTTGGTCGGACAATACTTTGCAGGGCATTCGAGAGGGTAAAGGAAATGGAACGGGATTTGATGCATCTAAAAAGCACCATCATTACTCACACAAGCCTTGTGAAAGACCTAATGGATGGCATAGATCTTGACATTGAGTCAGATGAGACGGTGGATCCAACTCATCAATCTTCCGAATGCAATAGACTATCTTCATTGATTGAATTGGAGGCTCACATTTATGAGATCTCTAACGCCTTGGACAATctcatttatgaaaacaagATAGATGAAGCTTTAGAAACCATCAAATCAGAGGATGAAAAACTGCAAAGACtgaaggttgaagaagaagattaccTTTTTGACATTGTAATGCTATACGATTGTGTGATTTCTGATAAAAATGCCAAGATCAAGCTGCAATTGGCAAAGCTATCGGAGAACGGCAAAACGCTTCCTGGAGGGGAGGCCGTTCCCACGGCGGACCAACCACCTTCACTCGATTCTCAACTGCCTGAAGAACTTTAGGAATGTAAGTTGAAATTGCGaagttataaatttgttacctttaaaaaatattacaattatatcataaatttaatatttgtaaataatatttattaattataaccAGTGGCACTTACCTATCTTTAGAATCTACCATCAGCGGTGAGGATTccaatttttagaatttcCACTAATAAGTGTATAATTTACCGAATGATATTTGTGGAAATTCCAAAGAGTTTTTCTATTTCCATAATAtcttatttacttatttactttaatattatattttctccaTATTTGTATTGTCTCTCATTTTTACAGCAcgttcaaaataattaatgagttacttttgttaaattgattttatggtGTATTTGGTTTagtgtttgattttgaaaataagtaatttaattttgtttgatagtCACCTAAAAAGcttaacttttgaaatacttaaaaaaaatttaaataaaaatctaatagCAGTGAGtttgttgtaattttcttgtttcagTTATTTGAATTCAGTactatcaatataatagaaacacaaGCAGTGTTCTATCACTTGCCTATATGgcaaaatctaaaaagaagaagattaaaatagttataaatcATTTGATGGTCACGAAGATATTGACTGGTTGCCTTGTTCATGCATTAATGGAAGGCTTTTGGCATATAAATTTTTGCCACCATTATGCAAGGACACATCAATCACTGTGAATGGCATGAGGAGGatgaatgatataatattCAAATTGTTTGATTAAACAAGTTGAATCCATCGATACCATAGTTccatgtttaatttgtttcaaaattgaattttgggACCCTTATTCAAGTGCTTCGGTGGGAGCTGTGTTTAAAATCTTATGCAGGTTGAAATGGAATCGATGATGCACAGTTCTATTTGTGCCCTGACTAAACTGCTTCTTGCCCGTGttcttatttaattgtttcattttggTATCAAAAGAATGTGGGTGGTCCTAGAACTGGTTTAAGAAATCACCCATCAAACTTTTCTTACTACACCCCTTCCataaaatttgtcaattttggAACTGGTTTTAGAATTTGGTTCAGTCACCGTTTGATGTCGTGGGCAGAGGAATGGAGAAGTGCTTGTCCAAGAGGCGGATGGTGCACACGAAGTCGTACCTGTCagagtaaaaaagaaaatgggaaaaggTCACTGGTGGAAACTGAGATCTCACATGGCAAGCAGAGAGAGGCCAAGAGAACACAAACATGAAAGAGGGCAACAGAAAAACTAACCAAGATTAACAGTAAAGCAAAGAAATAAACCAAAGATTAAAGAGACTAATAGTCTAGCTTATCATCCCGTTACAAGCTTAATGTTTTGGATCAATtagttatttaaaacatttttatcatAGCCCCAACGTGATCACAATgatcataaattttatcacAGTTTATGTTTGGAAttactatacatatatattcatcAAACACAATCTTTATAGTTAAGGATGCCAATGTGTTGCCCTAACACAACGACCATCTCCATCGTGGTCTCGTTTTATTAGTTGATAATATTATAGTGCAATACCACTTTTAACAAGTTATCGAATTAGGGATGACATCTCTAGTGTAACCCTAAGGGTTTCAATGACcataaattattcataaatataagcatgatattcttaaaaaataatttttataacttatttcGTTAGGAATAATAACGTGTTGTCCTAATAGGACGATAATCTCTATAACTTCGTTCTTATTAGTTTATAATGAAATTTCTCATGAATATAGAGTGAGAAACATGCAATCCTAATCGCATTAGGACTACAATATGTATATATGGTCCTTCCTAACACGATAACTTGTAAAAAAGTTGGTAGTACGTTTTGATGtaataaaaagattatatttttcaaatgtctGTGAGACTGGTCATTATTCGTAGAGACACACATAAGAGGTTCATcgataaaaaaacatatatttattgaattatCAGTGAAATCAAATTATGTACTCACCATCACGTTCACTTTCTACGGGTTAGACTCTAAATGCattagattgaaaaaaatatatatattttttctcaatgttCATgtgttctttctttcctttctaaaaGTTCCAAATGTTTTCACATTATCAAACACTTCgtattatttatcaaacaaaattaattacttttactccgattaattcaatttaaaacaaaaaagaaaacaaaaagataaaaaggagagagtaaaatattataatttaaagataataattatggatgaacttttaaaaataaaagtttttacaaaacatttacaaTCTATAGCAAATTATATCGCAAATAGTCATTCATATGATATAGTGATATAATCCAAAActttatcataatttataaatattttaatttactttcctatttaaaaagaatggtgtttattttaaaaaaataaagtcgTTGAACAttgatgaaaaatttaaaagacaGAAGAGAGAGgagataaaaagtaaaaaaaaaaagagagttgaaaaaataataataaaaagtttaaaaaggaATGGAAAGCATTATAGTGAGAGGGTAAGACAAAATATAAGACGTAGGATTAGGAATGTAGTATAGGAGTGAGGAGGTAGTTTAGCCTTGTACGTTGTACCAATACCAACACATGTGAATATGTGATGTGTCCATAAATAAATTGACGCCACCTTCAGCAGCCGCCACAGGCGGGAGTTTTCACAAAACTGAAAAACCTCAATTCAAAGCGCGCATTTCAAACCTCATTTCCTCACTCCCCCGCGCTTTCCCAAATTAATCCTCCCCGTCCACGTGTCCCTCCCTCCTACACTCCtcaatataaatgaaaaaacaaaccccctcctcctccttcacTCCCTTCTCTCATCACAACCAAAATTCTCATTACTTTCTACTCACAAACCTCTTACTTCCATTTCTCCCTCTACCTTCATTTTCATCGCTCTAAATTCCCATCCTCAACAATGTCGGGTTTCTCAACTACTGCTAACACCACTAGGTTCTTGAACCCTTGGCTTCTTCATTTCCAGAAAATGGGACTTGAACTCAAGTGTCCTCTCTGGTATCTTTATTCATctactctcttcttcttctttgattgTTCGTTGCtgttatttttcattctaacgtttttatttcctttcttgtttttgtatgAAATTAACAGCTTAAACTTCTTCGATGATCCAATTCTGCTTCCTTGCAATCACCTCTTTTGCAAGTATGTTTTCTGTTTCCTTATtcttatttggtttttggttttttttttttttcaagttgtagatgcattattttttgtttaccTTGTTTCAGGAGTTGCATGCCATTTGCAGCTCAGATTGGATCGGTTTGCCCTCTGTGCAAAGCAGGATTTGTCGACCGAGGTCGAGTTTCCACTACTCTTAGGCTTCTTATAGACTTGTACTGCTTTTGAATGATGGTCTTCATGTATCGATATCTGTTTTACGCTGTCTTGATTTCTTTATGAACTAATGCTCTTTCAAGAGTAGCGAGGTTTTGGATTATCCCTGGTTTCTGATCATCTAAGATtacattttttagaatatatgaTACTTGTTAACTAAAAGAGTATAAAAACATCGTCTTTATTAATGAATATGAGTGGttgttcaattttgttttcttgagaATTTGTATGTGTAAAATGTCGTTAGTGATCCTTTTGTCGTATGCTTCATTATGCAGACATGAGGCCTGCTCCTTTCATGGACAAGATGGTGTCAATTTACAGGAGTCTGGATGCGACATTCTCTACaaatatgtcaaaattagTCTCAACTGGTATAAATTATTCAACTTTCTCGTTGTGTTGTCTgtggaagaaagaagagaaccaaaattgaaacaaGATAATAACAAATCTGAAGAGAATGTTACAACAAgtgcaaaataaaatataaatttttagttgGTCACAACTTGCGGTACATAAAAATCACAATGCACATATATGGAAATGGACCAACAACTTCTTTATGGCTATGagcaatttattaattaagtatgaagaagaatcaatcaattgcagcttttatgtaaaatttcaACCCACGATCATAGCTTTTACCTTgatgcttttttttctctctagaTCCCTTAGGTTTGaagattgttatattttaaactgcTCTAAGTGTCTAATTAAAACTACAGTAGATGTTGGGGCAGCTGTGGAGCAATCACGTTTTGGTCAGTCTGTTTCTTATGTTGCCAACAACTGCAAGGAGTTTGAGGGATGCAGCATGCCTGTTGACAGTAAACGTCAACATCTTGGCATTGAGGGTAGAAAAGGTGAACATGGGAGGCATGAGGATTGTGTAATGCCACCTGTGAGTCAGACAGACCAGTTATCATCAGGAAGCCCACCTTCGTTTGGTGATGGCAAGGTCTCAGATGACAGTAGTGATGAGTACCGTGGTCATGTGAGATTTGATGCTCTCCCTATTTCCTCaccctttcttctttctggTTATTTTTCTGTCACTTTTGTTGCAAATATAGGAACTGCATACTGGTATCTATTGTTGTAGGCTTGTGAACTATCTTTAGTTCTAAAATGAGGTTTTGACACAGATTGCTAATTGCTATATATATCACATAGATGCACCATTAATTGAAATACCTTTGTTTGAACTGCTAGAGAACCTTTGCTATAAATTCTCCTTGAATTAGTGAACTGACTGATTATGGTCAGTTAGGAATATGTCATTCTTTTCATTCTGGTTATTATTGGTTTATGATTAATTAGGACTAATGACTGTTGCTTTGTGGATATTTGTGCCAATTCATTCATCTTTATACTAAGCTCTGGTTGTTATTGGGTTTTAAATCAGAAATAATTGACTGTTGCTTTGTCCTTTGTGGGTGTTTGTGCTATTTCCTGTCTTTATAACAAGTCTTATTCTGAGCTACATATTTGCGATCGTTCATAGGGATCTAAAAACACTTCAGATTGGATATCTGTTATAACTAGTGCTGATGACAAAAAGTTGCAATTGTCGAAGTGTACAAGTTCTGCTTCTGAAGAGGAAGGTCACCTGAGGGACCTCAAGAGACAAAAGTTGAATTATGGTCAGTTAAAGTTTCGCATAAGCAGTGCTGATCAAACTCATCCTCCAGTTTCAGAGCCTGGAAATTCAGAGACTTCGAATTCTGGGATGGAACACAAATCTCAAGTAACTAATGCTAGCAGCATGCCTCTTGCCGATGCAGATGACACCATTGTGAGGAATGTCAAATGTGCGTTTTGCCAGTCATCTAAAGTTACAGAGGTATTAATATTAAAGATCATATATTTGTTATCTGCATCTCTGTTTGCTTTATATCACGTAATGGATAAATGgtgatttgatatataatttgtttctttatgttaattttctattaattcTAGGATACTGGAGCTGTCCTGCATTATATGAATGGCAGATTGGTTGATGGAGTTGAGGCAGCAAGTCCAAATGTCATACATGTTCACAAACTTTGTGTTGAATGGTATTCAATCTCCATCCCATGTACCCTGCATTTTAATGGGAAGccaatttaaacaatttgcAAGTTTGTAGGGTTGAAGattagcattttttttcttgttttgtaattcttgtttttttctttttttaaatttaacttttaatgctgttatttatttatttttactttaataaaaGAGAGTGCACGTTAGCAATTGTAATTTGTTCGTGTGCTTggtcatttttttatgatgaCTTTTTCAATTGTGCTGTGCTGTGCTGtcttgtcttttttctttatggtatTGGTGATGATATAACATGCTGATTTGAAATGCAGGGCACCGCAGGCATACTTTCAGGGTGATGATGTCCATAATTTGAAGGCTGAAGTGGCAAGGGGTTCAAAGCTTAAGTGCAGTAAATGTGGGCTAAAAGGAGCAGCCCTAGGTTGTTATTTGAGGTCTTGCCAGAAAAGCTATCACGTTCCTTGTGCACTTGAAATAGACGAGTGCCGTTGGGACATGGTAAATGCACTATCCTCGAGAATTGTAGACTTGCCATTGCCattgtctttgtttttcttagttttctttggtgacatatttattattctttcttaaaGTAGTACATATGcttattattatctttctaaattttacaGGACAATTTTCTTGTTCTGTGCCCCTCACATACGTCAGCAAGATTTCCAGATGAAAGGTCAAAGCCTAGGAAGATGCCTAGAGATCAGGcttctctatttcaaatgtaaaatattttatcttttcagtcgctttgaaatgttcaacttgtatttatttaatttggcTTGGCACTTCGGAATCTTGGTTGATTCtaatatctaaattaattacttcATGTCGGCCAGGCTTCATTATGCTTTAATATTGCTACTAGTTCTTAAAATATATGGGTTATATTCGTTTGTCCTATTTGTGATGTGAGGTGCAAACACAAATCTAAAGCAAAACAATAGATGTTTTACTCTAAATCTCACAGAATAATTATGAAACATGTCAATGCAATActcattttatatttcacgatggatatattttttttttttggaagaacAGAGATTTGCTTCGtgacaataattttgatgtgTTTAATATTGTTTCTTCCAGGAACCAGAAGGATTTGAGCAATTGGGCATCTGCATCAGATGGGGTAAACAAATGGACGTTTTGTGGGTCAGCTCTGTCTGCTGAAGAAAGGGTTAGTTGATTAGCTCGTATTGGTTAACTTATAAACTgacaaacatttatttatttttatattacttttaaacCTCTAACTACTTGTGTGTGGCATTTATGTTGTTGATGGgccatcttttctttatatcatttgattaatgaaactaaatttcaGAACataatatttgagttttcAGTTAATAGTTACCTGTATAGatgaaaatgtttaataattcCATTATTAATGTCAAGTGGTTGATTTCATACCGTCCATTTCACAAGGAATTTATCTTGACTACATCTCAATAATCTAATGAATCTTCTATTCTTTCAGAATATTCTGGTTAAGTTTGCGAAATTAACTGGTGCCACAGTGTCCAAATTATGGAAGCCAGATGTGACTCATGTTATTGCGTCCACAGATGAGAATGGTGCATGTACTCGAACATATAAAGTCCTCATGGGGATATTGAATGGAATATGGATTCTGAACATGGATTGTAAGTACAATTCTaatgatgtttttttctttctgaaaTTCTGCTTTCATTTAGATGGAAGTTGAAGTAATCGTCATCATTATTCTTGAACATCACACTAGTTCTTTCATCTATCAATGAAAATTGGTTcttataaagaaatttgtgATTGGCCATATGTTTTTTAACATAGATACCAATAGTCTAGCCGAGAGGTAATGTGATTGGCAAATAGTTGCTTAGGCCctttttgataattattttgttgttttgttttttatttttgaaacttaagtctattttctattctttttttacaatGATCTGCATATTTTCTAAGTAAAAATCCTTTgacaagtttttttaaaaatgctttttttagttttcaagaTTTGACAATGGTTTTTATAAACATGGGTTAGAGGTAGATGACAAaccaagaaatttataaaagaaaattgtgtttgtaggcttaattttcaaaaacaaaaaactaaatggTTATCAAACTTAGTAATGAggtgtttactttttttttttttaaatacgtTTTCTAACTTTGAAAGTTGGAGTGTTTAGGGGTAAAAGATTGCATGAAAGAAAAGTGTCCACTGAACGAAGAAGCTTATGAAATTGCTCTTGACAACTACGGGTGTACTGATGGTCCCAAGACTGGCAGGCTGAGGGTTTTAAACAAAGTAAGTTAACTCATATGATGCATGAAAAGTGATGGTTAATCCTTGATGTTATTGTTACTTTAGTAGAATAAGTGATTCCCAATGGTGATTTATTACATGATTATTTGCTATCTCTACAGGAACCCAAGCTCTTCATTGGCTTGAGCTTCTATTTCACTGGTGATTTTCCACCGGCCTACGAGGAGGATCTTCAAGATTTGGTAATAACTGCCGGAGGTACTGTTTTGGAGGACGAAGAATTGGCAGCAACAAGTTCCAATGACCAGGCTGCACCAAAGGTGGTGGTTGTTTATAATCTCGATTCTCCTGGAGGATGCAAAGTGGGGGAGGAGGTTTCTATTCTCTGGCAACGAATGAATGAGGCAGAGGGAATAGCTGCAAAAGTTGGAGCCCAGGTCATTGGTCACACATGGCTTGTGGAATCCATTGCAATGGGAAGCTTGCAACCTTTTGTCAGCTGCTAACTATGACTTTAATTAATCTTAGTGATGTATTTAGTAATTAATGTAATCATACAAGTGCAGTAGGCTCATGTACAAACTGAAGCTAATCTGAATAGTTTTTGATTGCGCCACCAACTTTTTGGGTTTGGATAGCACAAGGAAAAAAATCTTATCCTACATATAGAAAGAACATCTACTGGAAGTCCCAACTTGGGCAGTAGGTTGTATATGATTTATCTGTAACACTACTAAATCCTCAATAACCTGATAGACCTCCtattattcatcaatatagTAGATGGAGGAAGAACTAATATAGGCACGTGTGAGTTAGTAAGGGGatttgttgaaatatattttaaatagttagtTAGGATTTGTTGGGATATGTCCTTATGATATATTCttataaataagttttgaaGGGGAGGGGGAGATTTAGATTTTGAGTGTTAGATTTGGGATCTGTGCACCTTTGAGACATAAGGTAACAAAGAGATTGTAACCGAATTGGGTTTCTCAATTCGAACTCAATTCGTTCATTTACTATTCTATTTAATTCTTGTAATCAGAGTATCAATAAAGATACAATGATAGAACACAATCTGTTCCATCATAACCATGTCTATCCCTTTTGACATTTGTGGCTTTAGGTGATAATATTACATGTTACATATTCTGATTGtataacaaaaagttaaacTGATAACAACTTTGGTAAAGTAAAATGTAGCTTTTGCTGAGCATTTTTCTATGGAGTACGCCAACGTAACCCGTTTTATAGCTAAAATAATATCAGGCTGGTTGGATTTTTGGGACTTGATCCGATGCAGCTTCTGTATTTAGCAATGTCGTGGTTATTTCCTTTTTGGATTCTGCACTATCAACGTTATAAACATAGAACATTGCAGCtgtgagaaagaagaaaaagttgatgAAGCCCAAGAGGCCTAGTAATGCGTAATAATGGTCTAAATGAGAAACGTTTAGATTGTCCAAAATCCAATTCGTATGGTTTTTTGCCGTTCTATCAGCTACGGTCTTCAGTAAAAAGCTACTCAGGAAATGCCCAATTCCCAAGCTGCTGGTGAAATATGAGGTGCCAAGGCTTTTCATGCCTTCTGGCGCTTGGTCGTAGAAGAACTCAAGCTTTGCTACTTCTACAAAGGCATCTGCTATCCCTGTTATAGCAAATTGAGGAAGGAGTATGAAAATGGTGAGTGGAACCTGgtcattttgtttaaaagtgTGGTTTTCTCTAACGCTTTTCAGTCTCATTCTTTCAGCAATACATGCTATGACCATGACAATGATTTGCAGCACCAGTCCTACACCCATTCTTTGCAGCAATGTGATCCCTCTAGGGTTTTTGGTGAATCGACGAGCAAATGGAACAAATAAACGGTCATAGATGACGATGGTGATCAGCATAAAGATTGTTATAAAAGCTGAAAGGCTTGCTGGAGGAATTTGAAAATGGGGACCCATGCTCCTGTCGAGGGTGGCGCCTTGTTTGATGAATAATGTTCCCACTTGTGCAACAAGTGCACTTGGTATGAATGACACTGATAGAATGGGCATCATTTTAATCATTTGCTTTGTTTCTTCAACTTGAGTAACTGTGCATAGAGTCCATGCTTCGCTTGTAGGACTCCGAACTGCTGCTTTGTCAAGGAATCTGCAGATTTTAGAATTCTAATCATGATATGAAATGATTATCATAATCTGCTTGGAAAATTAAGGTTGATGTCTGATATTTTACACTCAGAATGGCAGAATTACCTTAACGAATTTGTATGATCAATCCTACTCTTTTTTGA of the Cucumis sativus cultivar 9930 chromosome 3, Cucumber_9930_V3, whole genome shotgun sequence genome contains:
- the LOC105435115 gene encoding exocyst complex component EXO84C isoform X2 → MHSASSSFASRFLQNGDAEDFRPTDDLASADSDDESEVRSMTAKGINHLCSELLELKAESNGDFHRIIISSCLSFSRAFERVKEMERDLMHLKSTIITHTSLVKDLMDGIDLDIESDETVDPTHQSSECNRLSSLIELEAHIYEISNALDNLIYENKIDEALETIKSEDEKLQRLKVEEEDYLFDIVMLYDCVISDKNAKIKLQLAKLSENGKTLPGGEAVPTADQPPSLDSQLPEEL
- the LOC105435115 gene encoding exocyst complex component EXO84C isoform X1, encoding MIPPKFPVENCVQIQILWLAVITFLISPPSFRNDNANPAKTSTPRNKNYRIQPPGYRRNRSSANGGGSRRYTSSSFASRFLQNGDAEDFRPTDDLASADSDDESEVRSMTAKGINHLCSELLELKAESNGDFHRIIISSCLSFSRAFERVKEMERDLMHLKSTIITHTSLVKDLMDGIDLDIESDETVDPTHQSSECNRLSSLIELEAHIYEISNALDNLIYENKIDEALETIKSEDEKLQRLKVEEEDYLFDIVMLYDCVISDKNAKIKLQLAKLSENGKTLPGGEAVPTADQPPSLDSQLPEEL
- the LOC101222995 gene encoding BRCA1-associated RING domain protein 1 isoform X2, which gives rise to MSGFSTTANTTRFLNPWLLHFQKMGLELKCPLCLNFFDDPILLPCNHLFCKSCMPFAAQIGSVCPLCKAGFVDRDMRPAPFMDKMVSIYRSLDATFSTNMSKLVSTDVGAAVEQSRFGQSVSYVANNCKEFEGCSMPVDSKRQHLGIEGRKGEHGRHEDCVMPPVSQTDQLSSGSPPSFGDGKVSDDSSDEYRGHGSKNTSDWISVITSADDKKLQLSKCTSSASEEEGHLRDLKRQKLNYGQLKFRISSADQTHPPVSEPGNSETSNSGMEHKSQVTNASSMPLADADDTIVRNVKCAFCQSSKVTEDTGAVLHYMNGRLVDGVEAASPNVIHVHKLCVEWAPQAYFQGDDVHNLKAEVARGSKLKCSKCGLKGAALGCYLRSCQKSYHVPCALEIDECRWDMDNFLVLCPSHTSARFPDERSKPRKMPRDQASLFQMNQKDLSNWASASDGVNKWTFCGSALSAEERNILVKFAKLTGATVSKLWKPDVTHVIASTDENGACTRTYKVLMGILNGIWILNMDWVKDCMKEKCPLNEEAYEIALDNYGCTDGPKTGRLRVLNKEPKLFIGLSFYFTGDFPPAYEEDLQDLVITAGGTVLEDEELAATSSNDQAAPKVVVVYNLDSPGGCKVGEEVSILWQRMNEAEGIAAKVGAQVIGHTWLVESIAMGSLQPFVSC
- the LOC101222995 gene encoding BRCA1-associated RING domain protein 1 isoform X1, which translates into the protein MSGFSTTANTTRFLNPWLLHFQKMGLELKCPLCLNFFDDPILLPCNHLFCKSCMPFAAQIGSVCPLCKAGFVDRDMRPAPFMDKMVSIYRSLDATFSTNMSKLVSTVDVGAAVEQSRFGQSVSYVANNCKEFEGCSMPVDSKRQHLGIEGRKGEHGRHEDCVMPPVSQTDQLSSGSPPSFGDGKVSDDSSDEYRGHGSKNTSDWISVITSADDKKLQLSKCTSSASEEEGHLRDLKRQKLNYGQLKFRISSADQTHPPVSEPGNSETSNSGMEHKSQVTNASSMPLADADDTIVRNVKCAFCQSSKVTEDTGAVLHYMNGRLVDGVEAASPNVIHVHKLCVEWAPQAYFQGDDVHNLKAEVARGSKLKCSKCGLKGAALGCYLRSCQKSYHVPCALEIDECRWDMDNFLVLCPSHTSARFPDERSKPRKMPRDQASLFQMNQKDLSNWASASDGVNKWTFCGSALSAEERNILVKFAKLTGATVSKLWKPDVTHVIASTDENGACTRTYKVLMGILNGIWILNMDWVKDCMKEKCPLNEEAYEIALDNYGCTDGPKTGRLRVLNKEPKLFIGLSFYFTGDFPPAYEEDLQDLVITAGGTVLEDEELAATSSNDQAAPKVVVVYNLDSPGGCKVGEEVSILWQRMNEAEGIAAKVGAQVIGHTWLVESIAMGSLQPFVSC
- the LOC101220714 gene encoding protein NRT1/ PTR FAMILY 5.2 produces the protein MAQVGEKGSENGRDDYTEDGTVSLKGLPVLRSKTGRWRACSFIVAYEVFERMAYYGIATNLVVYLTDRLHQGIVTSANNVTNWVGTVWMTPIIGAYIADAYLGRYWTFVSASAIYLTGMALLTMAVSLPSLRPPPCGNEGKDGHCDNQASPLQVGVFYCALYIIAIGTGGTKPNISTMGADQFDDFEPKERSQKLSFFNWWMFSIFFGTLFSTTFLVYTQDNVGWGLGYGIPTIGLSLAVLFFLMGTPFYRHKLPSGSPFSKIAKVIVAAVMKWNVPIPNDSKELHEINLEDYTNSKKSRIDHTNSLRFLDKAAVRSPTSEAWTLCTVTQVEETKQMIKMMPILSVSFIPSALVAQVGTLFIKQGATLDRSMGPHFQIPPASLSAFITIFMLITIVIYDRLFVPFARRFTKNPRGITLLQRMGVGLVLQIIVMVIACIAERMRLKSVRENHTFKQNDQVPLTIFILLPQFAITGIADAFVEVAKLEFFYDQAPEGMKSLGTSYFTSSLGIGHFLSSFLLKTVADRTAKNHTNWILDNLNVSHLDHYYALLGLLGFINFFFFLTAAMFYVYNVDSAESKKEITTTLLNTEAASDQVPKIQPA